In Zygosaccharomyces rouxii strain CBS732 chromosome F complete sequence, a single window of DNA contains:
- the SMT3 gene encoding SUMO family protein SMT3 (highly similar to uniprot|Q12306 Saccharomyces cerevisiae YDR510W), with protein MSESPPEAKPDAKPEVKPETHINLKVSDGSSEIFFKIKRTTPLRRLMEAFAKRQGKEMDSLRFLYDGIRIQADQTPDDLDMEDNDIIEAHREQIGGKAF; from the coding sequence atgTCCGAGTCGCCACCAGAAGCTAAGCCAGATGCCAAGCCAGAAGTTAAACCAGAGACTCACATCAATCTAAAAGTTTCTGATGGATCCTCCgagattttcttcaaaattaaaAGAACCACTCCTTTGAGAAGATTAATGGAAGCCTTTGCCAAGCGTCAAGGTAAAGAAATGGATTCTTTAAGATTTCTTTATGACGGTATTCGTATTCAAGCAGACCAGACACCAGATGACCTGGATATGGAGGATAACGATATCATAGAGGCCCATAGAGAACAAATCGGGGGTAAGGCCTTTTGA